The following are encoded together in the Lathyrus oleraceus cultivar Zhongwan6 chromosome 3, CAAS_Psat_ZW6_1.0, whole genome shotgun sequence genome:
- the LOC127125625 gene encoding beta-fructofuranosidase, insoluble isoenzyme 1 gives MVLSKVITLFVAVFCLLLINNGVEAFHNVYPHLQSVSTLSVSETHRTGYHFQPPRNWINDPNGPMYYNGYYHLFYQYNPNGSVWGNIVWAHSVSKDLINWKALEHAIYPSKPFDKYGCWSGSATILPDKGPVIQYTGIIDENNTQVQCYAVPEDINDPFLTKWVKPDENNPFVIADLDVNGSAFRDPTTAWKGKDDTWRILVGSRSKDKGMAYLYRSKDFMKWTRAKKPIHSANTGMWECPDFYPVLLKGKNGLDTSIEGSHVTHVLKNSLDMTRFEYYTLGTYDAVKEKYVPRKSSVDSWAGLRYDYGNFYASKSFFDPSKNRRVLWGWANESDTKEDDVKKGWAGIQAIPRTVWLDSSERQLLTWPVIELDTLRDKKVSMNNQKLEKGNHVEVTGITAAQADVEVTFTFSNLDKAEAYDPSWVNAQDLCSKKGSKVEGGLGPFGLLTLASQNLEEFTPVFFRVFKASKKHVVLLCSDASSSSLKSDIYKPSFAGFVDVDLASKKLSLRSLIDHSVVETFGEGGKTNILSRVYPVLAVTNQAHLFVFNNGTEPIHVETLNAWNMKNADIQ, from the exons ATGGTTCTCTCAAAGGTTATCACCCTCTTTGTAGCAGTTTTTTGCTTGCTGCTAATAAACAATGGCGTTGAAGCATTTCATAATGTATATCCCCATCTTCAATCTGTTTCAACTCTTTCTGTGAGTGAAACACATAGAACTGGTTACCATTTTCAACCTCCTAGAAACTGGATCAACG ATCCAAATG GACCTATGTACTACAATGGATACTATCACTTGTTCTACCAATACAATCCTAATGGATCTGTGTGGGGAAACATTGTATGGGCACATTCAGTATCAAAGGATCTTATAAACTGGAAAGCACTTGAACATGCTATTTATCCATCCAAACCTTTCGATAAATATGGATGTTGGTCTGGATCAGCCACTATACTTCCGGATAAAGGACCCGTGATCCAATACACCGGAATCATCGATGAAAACAACACCCAAGTCCAATGTTACGCTGTACCCGAAGATATAAATGACCCGTTTCTTACAAAATGGGTTAAACCCGATGAAAATAACCCGTTTGTGATCGCTGATTTAGACGTGAACGGTAGCGCATTTCGTGATCCAACAACTGCATGGAAGGGTAAAGACGACACTTGGAGGATATTGGTTGGTAGTAGAAGTAAAGATAAAGGGATGGCTTATTTGTACAGGAGTAAGGATTTTATGAAATGGACTCGGGCCAAAAAACCGATCCATTCGGCTAATACGGGTATGTGGGAatgtccggatttttatccggTTTTATTGAAAGGTAAAAACGGGTTGGATACATCAATTGAAGGTAGTCATGTAACACATGTCTTAAAAAATAGTCTTGATATGACTAGATTTGAGTACTATACATTAGGCACATATGATGCTGTAAAAGAGAAGTATGTTCCAAGAAAATCTTCAGTGGATAGTTGGGCTGGACTTAGATATGATTATGGAAATTTCTATGCTTCAAAGTCATTTTTTGATCCAAGTAAAAATCGAAGGGTCCTTTGGGGTTGGGCTAATGAGTCTGATACCAAAGAAGATGATGTTAAAAAGGGATGGGCTGGAATTCAG GCAATACCAAGAACTGTGTGGCTTGATTCTAGTGAAAGACAATTATTAACATGGCCTGTTATAGAATTAGATACACTTAGAGACAAAAAGGTTTCTATGAACAATCAAAAACTTGAAAAGGGAAATCATGTTGAAGTAACCGGAATAACTGCCGCTCAG GCAGATGTAGAGGTTACTTTCACATTTTCAAACTTGGATAAAGCTGAGGCTTATGATCCAAGTTGGGTAAATGCACAAGATCTTTGTTCTAAAAAGGGTTCAAAAGTTGAAGGTGGACTTGGGCCTTTTGGTCTTTTGACTTTGGCTTCACAAAATTTAGAAGAATTTACTCCTGTGTTTTTTAGAGTCTTCAAAGCTTCAAAGAAACATGTAGTTCTCTTATGCTCTGATGCATCCAG CTCTTCTTTAAAGAGTGACATTTACAAACCATCATTTGCTGGATTCGTAGATGTGGATTTAGCCTCTAAGAAACTTTCTCTTAGGAGTTTG ATTGATCATTCAGTAGTGGAAACTTTTGGAGAAGGAGGGAAAACAAACATTTTGTCTAGGGTTTATCCTGTGCTAGCAGTGACTAATCAAGCTCATTTGTTTGTTTTTAACAATGGTACTGAACCGATTCATGTGGAGACGCTTAATGCATGGAATATGAAGAATGCTGATATACAATAA
- the LOC127125626 gene encoding uncharacterized protein LOC127125626 — MLEMLLHQSICSEHKRKATKVFQVYGDCCRLVCEACYRFRLMVEYDIDDELLQLWKGFKILVNCCYIVRIFAGLMLLDVFAAYFGCCSDCLKLAAGWKLSCLNEMLLLVC; from the exons ATGCTTGAAATGTTGCTACATCAGAGTATATGCTCGGAGCATAAACGGAAGGCAACAAAGGTGTTTCAG GTTTATGGTGATTGCTGCAGGTTGGTGTGTGAAGCATGTTATAGGTTTAGACTGATGGTTGAGTATGATATTGATGATGAATTGTTGCAGCTTTGGAAAGGATTTAAG ATTTTGGTGAACTGTTGTTACATTGTGAGGATATTTGCAGGATTGATGTTGCTTGATGTGTTTGCTGCATACTTTGGATGTTGCTCCGATTGCTTGAAGCTTGCTGCAGGTTGGAAATTGTCATGTTTGAATGAGATGTTGCTACTTGTATGCTAA